From Carassius auratus strain Wakin unplaced genomic scaffold, ASM336829v1 scaf_tig00006720, whole genome shotgun sequence:
CAAAGCGGCAGCGGCCATCCTTCCTGTAGGCCACACAAATGCGCTTACCATCAATCTGGGTGGGGCGCGCTTGTAAAGTAAGAGGAACGTGTTTCTGTAGGACATTCAGTCGCTCCTCTGCCAGCTCTTTGAATGGATTAGCAAACACACTGCTGCCTGTAAGCGCTCCACCCGAGCTGGATCCTCCCAGAGGTGGAGGAGGGAGCTTGTGAGTGTGAGGACGGACGGAGAGGAGCGGCTCGGGAAAGGAGCGATCAGCTGCGTGCGGCTCCTCTTGATCCTCATTCTCTGGACCAGATTCAGACTCACTGGAAGGCGAGTCCGACTCCAACAGGAAATtacagctttttgtcttctcTACAGTGCATTCTGTCTTTTTGAAGCACCTAAGCAGAAATAATTAAAGAAGTTTATCTAAAAAATGATACTTGATCATTCTGAGCTCATATCATGTAATCGTTTATTCATGACAGTGAATGGTGATCACTGCTGTCAAACTTTTTtctaacttttattatatttttcttagtttacacacacacacacacaaagcacccttaccatccccccccccccccccccccttgtgaaAAGAAGCAACGTTTCTCATACCtaacttttttaaagtgaaataatacactttaaaacAGGTACTTAAGTGcaaactaaatgtaatgttttaagcacttaattgcaataaaataaaatatattgtagtttaaatctatattaaattaggagtgcatgcatgtatatatttcagacaaatacagtatgttgcttatagattaaatatataatattatttatatgaatatagacatgtaaatacatgtacggttttcaaaatatatatgttttgtatttacataacaaatatacacagacagaacacacatacattatgcaaacaaaaacttggatgcaattaatcatgattaattgttcGACAGCACTACCTtgtaatgtaatttcataattctatTCCTCTTTGAAATACAGTTAAAGTGTAATACTTAATATACTTACAagcatttatgaaaataaataattgacgcatatatatactaaaatatgctttaattatttatattgaaatctgtatatcatgtatttaaatatatttttttttacatgtaagaaGCTGTCGTGAAAGCATACTCCAAGtggctttttaatattatttttacattatatgcaAGTTA
This genomic window contains:
- the LOC113071262 gene encoding uncharacterized protein LOC113071262, which gives rise to MNSLVGYGLSSESEDEEKGEDKANECFKKTECTVEKTKSCNFLLESDSPSSESESGPENEDQEEPHAADRSFPEPLLSVRPHTHKLPPPPLGGSSSGGALTGSSVFANPFKELAEERLNVLQKHVPLTLQARPTQIDGKRICVAYRKDGRCRFGSRCKFAHDSDLQSNRVVTSDSGPKDNVTVPPHDDGLLAPRKEDAETDGEKDNEQQKKRRVGVNDSLIPPKRALKQYATLSQP